Part of the Vibrio ishigakensis genome, CTTATAAAACATCATCTTGTTTTACAGTTCTTGCCTAAACTCTAATGAATGTCATCTGTTGATTAGAGGCCTACATGAAACTCACTAAAACATCAGCTGCTCTCTCTTGCATTTTTTTGGCTAGCTCATTCAGTCTTTCTGCGAAACCGGTCGATACCCTCGATGGCTTCTTTGTTAAAGGCGGGTACATGGTGACTGCAGCGGATTATCCTACTGTGGAAACCTCACATCAGATGTTGAAGAACCAAGACGAGGCAGGAGTCAATCAGTTTCTACATAAGCGTGAACTGACTCCAACGGACAAGCAACCTGTGGTTCGTATGAATCGTGACACCTATTACTCTTTTGCGGTAGTAGACGTTTCTGAGGGAGCGTGGATCACAATTCCAGATGTTCCAGACGGAAAATATGTATCGGTGCAACCGGTTACTGAGGATCATCGTATTCAGCCCATGTTTTATGGCACAGGTACCTATGAGTTAAAGACCCATATGGGAACACATATGTACCTAGTGGTGAGGCTCGATTCCACCCTATCTAAACAAGATGCTAAACGCATCCAAGATCAGATGAAGATCAAAGCCAATAGTAAGGATAAGTTTGAAGCTGAACCGGTCGACAAGGTCTCGTTCGATAAGGTAGAAAAAGCTTTGAAAGCTAAGATGCCAGGCATTTATGAGCGTGATGGTGATGATGCACTGGTAGGTATGTTTACCGCGCCAACGGATTCCTCAAACAAGTTCTTTACCCAGGAGAAGTACGAGGTCGGTGCCGCAATTGGATGGGGCGGAGCACAGCTTATCGACAATATTTATGAAGTTTCTGGCAACTATCCTACTAAGGAGTGTCATCAAGCAACCTTTGAAGATCCTGAAGATAAAGCGTTCTGGTCGTTTACGGTTTATAACAAAGCGGGCTTTATGTTCAATGACGTCGCCAATGTAAGTTCTAACACAGCTACGGCTAATGAAGATGGTACCTACACGGTAAGTTTTGGTTGTGGCAAAGATGCGCCAAATAATATCGCAACCAAGAATAAATCCGGTGTGTTTAATCTAGGTGTTCGCCACTACCAACCAAGCGAGAAGGTGCAAAACGGATATCGACTCCTACCTTTCGTTAAACCGGTCAAATAGTTTCAGTTAAGCCTGCATGATGCAGGCTTTTTGCTTCAAAGTCGCAACGAGGTTTGTATGAAAAAGGTCATGCTTGGATTCTGGATTGTAGTGCTTGGTCTGAGTTTGTTGTGGTTTTTGTCTTTGCTAAGTGGCGAGCAAACCTTTAGTCTACTTTTTGGCGCTAAAGCCCTGATGCAGTACACCGGTTACATGGCTATTTGTTTGATGGCTATTGTCATGGTGTTGAGCCTTAGGCTGCAAAGAGTAGACAATCTGCTCGGTGGGTTGGATCGCTCTTATCGACTGCATAAATGGCTCGCCATTGCCTCGCTTGTGTTTAGTTTCATTCATTTCTTTTGGAAAGATATTGCTGGTTTGTTGGCAAGTCTCGGTGTTTACACGGAAGAGCCCAAGCGAGAGGGTACAGTAAAACTTCACGATCAAGGACGAGAAATAGCAGAACAAGCAGGAGAGATAGGTTTCTATATCATTACTATCTTAATCCTTGTTGCGCTCACCAAGTTCGTTCCATATCACTGGTTTAAAAAGGCACACAAGATCATCTCCCTGGTGTTTGTGGTTTTGGTCTTTCACTCCATCAAATTATTTGGTGACGCTTATTGGGACTCAATGGTTGGCACTGTGTTTGGCGTTCTAATGTTTATCAGTGTCATTGCCGCCTTCTATGCCTTGTTTGGACGCATA contains:
- a CDS encoding DUF1254 domain-containing protein, with the translated sequence MKLTKTSAALSCIFLASSFSLSAKPVDTLDGFFVKGGYMVTAADYPTVETSHQMLKNQDEAGVNQFLHKRELTPTDKQPVVRMNRDTYYSFAVVDVSEGAWITIPDVPDGKYVSVQPVTEDHRIQPMFYGTGTYELKTHMGTHMYLVVRLDSTLSKQDAKRIQDQMKIKANSKDKFEAEPVDKVSFDKVEKALKAKMPGIYERDGDDALVGMFTAPTDSSNKFFTQEKYEVGAAIGWGGAQLIDNIYEVSGNYPTKECHQATFEDPEDKAFWSFTVYNKAGFMFNDVANVSSNTATANEDGTYTVSFGCGKDAPNNIATKNKSGVFNLGVRHYQPSEKVQNGYRLLPFVKPVK